From the Oleiphilus messinensis genome, one window contains:
- the elbB gene encoding isoprenoid biosynthesis glyoxalase ElbB, with amino-acid sequence MKKVAVVLAGCGVYDGSEIYETVITLLSLDSHEAQYQCFAPDIEQLHVINHKTGEVMDGESRNVLIEAARLARGEIKDLTEAKAEDFDALIFPGGFGVAKNLCNFATEGTNMTLNPEVARIATEFAEAGKPAGYICIAPTMVASIYNGAQCTIGNNAETAAAIESMGATHVDCPVDDIVIDEENKVITTPAYMLASRISEAAAGIEKLVRQILEMAQ; translated from the coding sequence ATGAAAAAAGTAGCTGTTGTTCTAGCAGGCTGCGGTGTATATGACGGTTCCGAAATATACGAAACGGTGATTACCCTTCTATCACTGGATAGTCACGAAGCACAATATCAGTGTTTCGCCCCGGATATTGAGCAGCTCCACGTCATAAACCATAAAACCGGCGAGGTTATGGATGGCGAATCACGGAATGTGCTTATTGAAGCAGCGCGGCTGGCGAGGGGCGAAATTAAAGACCTGACAGAAGCAAAAGCTGAAGATTTTGACGCTCTTATTTTTCCGGGTGGTTTTGGTGTCGCAAAAAACCTGTGCAATTTTGCAACAGAAGGCACCAACATGACACTGAATCCTGAAGTCGCCAGGATCGCCACAGAATTCGCAGAAGCAGGAAAGCCCGCAGGCTATATCTGCATCGCTCCAACCATGGTTGCCTCTATCTATAATGGCGCACAGTGCACAATTGGCAACAACGCAGAAACCGCAGCCGCCATTGAGAGTATGGGTGCAACCCATGTGGACTGTCCGGTTGATGATATTGTGATCGATGAAGAAAACAAAGTCATCACCACTCCGGCCTACATGTTAGCGTCGCGAATTTCCGAAGCCGCCGCCGGAATCGAAAAGCTGGTAAGACAGATTCTGGAAATGGCACAGTAA
- a CDS encoding TetR/AcrR family transcriptional regulator, giving the protein MAQSDTVDRILDAAEVLFAERGFSETSLRMITSKAKVNLAAVNYHFGSKNALIQAVFSRFLSPFSVMFEKELNNREQNAVSPPDVEELLRIMTTTIVSLPTRNRHGLTIFMRLLGLAYTQSQGHLRRYLETEYSRVFRRFMRLIKEATPELSNIDRFWRIQFMLGSVAFTMSSSDALSDILKNEIGVETTTVDIVNRLVPFLAAGITAPAGEQHLVVNENNKAVVRSDRDSGSRPS; this is encoded by the coding sequence ATGGCGCAATCAGATACTGTAGATCGCATTCTTGATGCGGCAGAAGTGTTGTTTGCAGAGCGGGGGTTCTCTGAAACATCATTGCGTATGATAACCAGTAAGGCAAAAGTAAACCTTGCTGCAGTAAATTATCATTTCGGATCTAAAAACGCATTAATCCAAGCTGTATTTTCACGATTTCTGTCACCTTTCAGTGTGATGTTCGAGAAAGAGCTCAATAACCGGGAACAAAATGCAGTCTCACCTCCGGACGTCGAAGAGTTGCTGCGTATTATGACCACGACGATTGTGTCGCTTCCGACCCGTAACCGTCACGGACTGACAATCTTCATGCGCTTACTGGGCTTGGCGTATACGCAATCACAAGGACACTTGCGTCGCTATCTGGAAACGGAATACAGTCGTGTATTCAGACGTTTTATGCGCTTGATCAAAGAAGCAACACCGGAACTGAGTAACATCGACCGGTTCTGGCGTATTCAGTTTATGCTGGGGTCAGTTGCTTTTACAATGTCCAGTAGTGATGCATTGAGCGACATCCTTAAAAACGAAATTGGTGTCGAGACAACAACGGTTGATATTGTTAACCGGCTTGTACCCTTCCTGGCTGCGGGTATCACCGCTCCCGCAGGGGAGCAACACCTGGTGGTCAATGA
- a CDS encoding ammonium transporter, whose protein sequence is MVKKSLFGIILALFATGVWADDGLNGANTAWILTSTALVLFMTLPGLALFYGGLVRTKNVLSVLVQCFAIAGVMSLLWFIAGYSLAFTEGNAFIGDFSKVMFAGIGKDTLAGDIPESLFAMFQMTFAVITPALIVGGFAERMRFSAVLLFSAIWLFVVYVPITHWVWGGGWLAELGVYDFAGGIVVHITAGVAALVAALVLGPRKGFPTTPMPPHNLTMTVTGAGMLWVGWFGFNGGSALGANGDAAMAILVTHISAAAGVLVWSGIEWVKFGKPSALGAATGMVAGLGTITPASGFVGPAGALVIGICAGAVCFFATQFIKRTLKIDDSLDVFPVHGVGGILGTFMVGIFASTELGIFSGYGFSEAAGSMGGQIKVQLIGIVAAIVYTAVASWLILKLVGFLVSLRVSAEGEVGGLDIHDHEETGYNL, encoded by the coding sequence ATGGTTAAAAAAAGTCTCTTTGGGATAATTTTGGCGTTGTTCGCCACGGGTGTATGGGCTGATGATGGTTTAAATGGTGCCAATACCGCATGGATACTGACTTCTACCGCGTTAGTATTGTTTATGACCCTGCCAGGCCTGGCATTGTTTTATGGTGGTCTGGTGCGCACCAAAAATGTGCTGTCTGTTTTGGTGCAATGTTTTGCCATCGCCGGTGTTATGTCACTGCTCTGGTTTATAGCGGGTTACAGCCTGGCTTTCACAGAAGGTAATGCTTTTATTGGGGATTTCAGCAAAGTCATGTTTGCCGGTATTGGTAAAGATACGCTTGCGGGGGATATCCCTGAGAGTCTCTTTGCAATGTTCCAAATGACGTTTGCTGTGATCACTCCCGCGTTGATTGTGGGTGGTTTTGCTGAGCGTATGCGCTTTTCTGCTGTGTTGCTGTTCAGTGCGATTTGGTTATTTGTGGTTTACGTGCCAATTACCCATTGGGTATGGGGTGGCGGCTGGCTCGCTGAGCTGGGTGTTTATGATTTCGCCGGTGGTATTGTTGTGCACATTACAGCGGGTGTTGCCGCTTTGGTCGCAGCCCTGGTTCTTGGTCCCCGTAAAGGATTTCCAACAACTCCAATGCCACCGCACAACTTGACGATGACGGTAACCGGAGCGGGCATGCTCTGGGTGGGCTGGTTCGGCTTTAATGGTGGCAGCGCGCTCGGCGCCAACGGTGACGCGGCGATGGCGATTCTGGTAACACACATTTCTGCAGCGGCTGGTGTTTTGGTTTGGTCTGGTATTGAGTGGGTCAAATTTGGCAAGCCGAGTGCTTTGGGCGCAGCAACAGGTATGGTGGCAGGTTTGGGAACGATCACGCCAGCATCAGGTTTTGTCGGTCCGGCGGGTGCTTTGGTGATCGGTATCTGCGCTGGTGCGGTGTGTTTCTTTGCAACACAATTTATCAAACGTACGTTGAAAATAGACGATTCTCTTGACGTTTTCCCGGTGCACGGCGTTGGCGGGATTCTGGGTACTTTTATGGTCGGTATCTTCGCATCCACGGAACTGGGTATTTTTAGTGGCTACGGTTTCAGTGAAGCTGCGGGTTCAATGGGGGGGCAGATCAAAGTTCAGTTGATCGGGATTGTCGCGGCGATTGTTTATACCGCAGTAGCTTCCTGGTTAATACTGAAGCTTGTCGGGTTCTTAGTTTCCCTGAGAGTCAGTGCCGAAGGCGAAGTTGGAGGGTTGGATATACATGATCACGAAGAGACGGGTTACAACCTTTGA
- a CDS encoding CBS domain-containing protein, with translation MTSPKILVRDHMKSAAYTFAPTTSVEEVVKTLVKNKIIGAPVIDADKKLLGFITEQDCLKQILNDSYYCEDRQNAEDIMRSNPLSVSPNDDIMKLAENMTQKLPKIYPVVEEGRVIGLITRHEVLKALSLARVQVCSTK, from the coding sequence ATGACATCACCAAAAATACTCGTTCGAGATCATATGAAGTCTGCCGCCTACACCTTCGCACCCACTACATCAGTGGAAGAGGTGGTTAAGACACTGGTCAAAAACAAGATAATAGGCGCCCCGGTAATCGACGCAGACAAAAAGCTTCTCGGTTTTATCACAGAACAAGATTGCCTGAAGCAAATACTGAATGATAGCTACTACTGTGAAGACCGGCAGAATGCCGAAGATATAATGCGCAGCAATCCGCTGAGCGTGTCACCAAACGATGACATTATGAAACTGGCTGAAAATATGACCCAAAAACTCCCCAAGATTTATCCGGTGGTAGAAGAAGGCCGGGTTATTGGTCTGATAACGCGCCACGAGGTGCTAAAAGCGTTAAGCCTTGCACGCGTTCAAGTGTGCTCAACCAAATAG
- a CDS encoding riboflavin synthase subunit alpha, giving the protein MFTGIIQGQATVDKITVKPGLNTIHFTFPQGALNNVQTGASIAINGTCLTVVDFDANTAAFDVMTESLRLTNLNELAPGTKVNFERAAKFGDEIGGHLLSGHIHTTATVVEIIDSKEEFTVVFSIDETWTQYIMPKGFISINGASLTVGETVSENQFRVHLIPETLRITNFKALTPGSRVNIEIDHQTQTIVNTVKRLKL; this is encoded by the coding sequence ATGTTTACAGGTATCATCCAGGGCCAGGCCACGGTAGACAAAATTACCGTTAAACCTGGCCTCAACACCATCCACTTCACCTTTCCCCAAGGCGCATTAAATAATGTTCAAACTGGCGCCAGTATCGCAATAAATGGCACATGCCTCACAGTTGTTGACTTTGATGCCAATACTGCAGCATTCGACGTGATGACAGAATCTTTGCGACTGACGAATCTGAACGAGCTTGCGCCCGGTACCAAAGTGAATTTTGAAAGGGCTGCAAAATTCGGTGATGAAATCGGAGGGCATCTCCTCTCAGGGCATATACACACGACTGCTACTGTGGTAGAAATCATCGATTCCAAAGAAGAGTTTACAGTTGTATTCAGCATCGATGAAACCTGGACCCAGTACATCATGCCCAAAGGTTTTATTTCGATTAACGGTGCCAGCCTGACAGTCGGCGAAACGGTCTCCGAAAACCAGTTCCGGGTACACCTTATCCCAGAAACACTCAGGATTACGAACTTTAAGGCGCTGACACCCGGTAGCAGGGTTAATATCGAGATAGATCATCAAACCCAGACGATTGTGAATACGGTAAAACGATTAAAACTGTGA